The window GCGCTCACCATAAGAGAGGGCGATGAAATTATCGCAGCTCACATCCTCAATGGAAACGACACCATACTCATGGTAACCAAAAAGGGTATGAGTATTCATTTCCACGAAGATGACATTCGTACCATGGGTAGAACCGCTGCCGGTGTAACAGGTATGAGGTTAGCCGAAGATGATGAAGTGGTCAGTGCAATCGTCGTTTCAAGCGATAATTCCATTTTGATCGTCACTGAAAATGGGTACGGAAAGAGAAGTCCAATCGCTGAGTACAGGATACAGAAACGTGGTGGTAAGGGTATCTTTGGTATCAAACAGAGTGAGCGAAACGGTAATGTAATTGCAGCAAAGCTTGTTGATGATGAAGATGAAATCATTCTTATCTCAGATAGAGGAAAGATGATAAGAATGGATCTTTCCACGGTGAGGGTAATAGGTCGTTCTACTCAGGGAGTCCGTCTCATCAATCTCGAACAGGATGAGAAGGTTGTCGGCATGGATTCTGTTGCCAAGGAAGACTCAACCGAAGAAGATGAGTTGGAAGGTGATGAAGAGTAAGCCAGTTGCAGTTATTGGGGCAGGGTCGTGGGGAACGGCCCTTGCCATGGTACTCTCCTCAAAAGGACATACAGTGAGGCTCTGGGGGCACAATCCTGAGCATATACTTGATATTCAGAAGGAGAGAGAGAATAAAAAGTATTTACCGGGTTTTCCTCTACCGGAAACACTACAAGCCGTTGATGACTTAGAGAGTTGTCTTGAAGACTGCAAAGTAGTCGTGATGGTTGTTCCATCACATGGTTTCCGTGCCGTATATGAGCATGTTGTACCGTTATTACAACAAGGGACATGTGTTGTTTCAGCGGTTAAAGGGATAGAAAACAGCACTCTTATGACCATGACTCAGGTCATGGATGATGTTCATAAATCCTTTGCTGATAAGAATATAGAAACAGCTGTGTTGTCAGGGCCGTCATTTGCCAAAGAAGTCGCTGCAAATATGCCGACAGCCATAACAATTGGTTGCAAGAGTATAGGTACCGCGAAGATGCTCCAGCAACTTTTTGTAACTGAAAGTTTTCGTGTTTATGCCAGCACTGATGTTATTGGTCTGGAGATAAGTGCTGCGCTCAAGAACATCGTAGCCGTAGCAGCCGGAATTTGCGACGGCTTAGGGTATGGCTTGAATACCAGGGCAGCCCTCATAACCCGGGGTCTTGCCGAGATAACCAGGCTTGGCGTGGCAATGAAAGCTGAAGCGGCTACTTTTTCAGGTTTGAGCGGCCTCGGTGATCTGGTACTGACCTGCACCGGGGACCTCAGTAGAAACAGGTCTGTTGGCCTGAAGCTTGGCCAGGGCAGAAAGCTCGATGATATTGTCAATGAAATGAATATGGTGGCTGAAGGGGTCAAGACTACCAAATCATGTTACCATCTCGCCAGGCGCCTTGGTATTGAGATGCCTATTCTTGAACAGGTCTACGCGATACTCTATGAACAGAAAAATTGTTCTGATGCAGTGCGTGATCTTTTGAGCAGAGAACTGAAAGTTGAATAAAAAAGGGAGTTGATGGAATGACATCAACCCCCTTTTTTTATGTAGATATGACTAAAGTAACTGTTGCTTACGTGTTGGACCAGTCGTTATCTTTAAATTCATCATGATCAGGTTTCGGTGGCTTTTCTTCTAAGAGGCGTTGTTCTAACCACTTGAGAACCTTAGGGATCTCAGCTTTAAATTCGTTTAGAGCTTTTCCTCTATGGCTTACGCTGTTCTTTCTTGGCATATCAAGCTCGGCGAAGGTCTTGCCGAACTCTTCGAAATAGAAAAGTGGATCATATCCGAATCCATTTTCACCTCGTTTCTCTTCAAGCAGCGTTCCGGTGCATGAACCTTCGTATGTTAAGGCTGGACCGGATGGAACTGCTATTGAGAGAACACATTTAAAATGAGCAGTTCTATTCTCTTTGCCCTTCATTTCCTGCAATAATTTCGAACAATTGTCATCATCAGTGGCGTTCTCACCAGCGTATCGTGCCGAATATACTCCAGGTGCACCGTCAAGCGCGTCAACTACCAGGCCTGAATCGTCTGCAATAGCCGGAATTCCTAATATTTTCGCTGTGTGAAGAGCTTTTTTATAGGCGTTATCATCAAAAGTTTCGCCATCCTCGATCGCTTCCGGAATAGGACCAAAATCATCGAGTGATTTCAATTCTACCTGGAAATCTTTGAGAATTTCACGAAACTCCCTAACTTTGTTGGCATTACGGGTAGCCAGAACGATCATGGAAACCATTTCTATTGATCCTTTGAAATAATAAGAGGGGAGTAGGGTTATTTTTTCTTACGCAGACGCTTGTCGTATCTTTCCTGCTCGCTGTAAATACATCCACAATAAGGTTGTCGATACATTCCCAGTTCAATCGATTTATCTATGCCATGCTGCCAGCCGTTGCGGAAATCACGATAAATGAAATCTATATTATATTGTTTTGCCAAAGAAAAACCACATTCCTTGAGTTTTTCATGATTTTGATAGCGACTGTACAGGAGAGTTGTGGAAAAAGCATCGAAACCCTCTTTGGCAGCACGTGCCGCGGTTTCTTCCATCCTCCAGAGGTAACATACTGCACACCGTTGTGATTCTTTGAAAACTACCTTGCGCAGAAACTCCTGGAGCCCGTAATCGCCCAGGTCAAGAATGGGAATTCTGTTGTGCTCACAAAACTCACGAAGTGCATTTCTTCTTTTCTTAAACTCTTTGTAGGGATGGATATTAGGGTTGAAGAAAAATGCGGAGATATCAAATTCATCCTTGAGTTCACTGATAGGATGGATTGAGCACGGCCCGCAACATGTATGCAATAAGAGCTTCACAGATTAGATTTTGTACTTTTTAGGGTCTATATTATATTGATGAATCTTATAATTTATGATCCGAAGACTTGTATCAAGATACTTTGAAGTCTTGGTTTGATTACCATTGTTCTTCTTTAACCCGTCTATGATAAGCTCTTTTTCGAAGTTTTCAACAGAAGCTGTAAGAGAAAGAGGGTTATCGTCTCCTCGTGGTTCGGATGTCTGCAGAGTAGGGGGGAGATGTATCCCCTTGATGGTATCCTCGTCACAAATCAGAACTGCGCGCTCAATACAATTCTGGAGTTCACGCACATTTCCCGGCCAGTGATACTGAATGAGCATATCAATCGCAGAGGTTGATATTCTTCTAATTCTTTTATTGTTTTCCTTGGAAAATTTATCGAGGAAAAATTCGGCCAGAAGAAGGACATCAGTTCTTCTCTCACGAAGTGGCGGCATGTATACAGGGAAAACATTCAATCGATAGTAGAGGTCTTCCCTGAACGTTCCTTCCTGCACTGCCTTTTCAAGATCGCGATTGGTAGCAGCAACAAGGCGAACATCGCAATCTATGGATTGGGCTGAACCAAGTCTCTGGAAATTCCGCTCCTGAACTACATGTAGCAGTTTAACCTGGACAGAATTGCTTATTTCGCCAATCTCATCCAGAAACAGCGTACCACCTTCCGCCTGTTCAAACCTGCCTATCTTTCTCTCGTTAGCACCAGTAAAGGCGCCTTTCTCATGACCGAAGAGTTCACTTTCAAGTAAAGTTTCGGGAAGAGCGGAGCAATTCACAACCACAAATGGTTTTTCAGATCGCTTGCCGTTGTAATGAAGGGCCTTTGCTACCAGGGTTTTTCCTGTCCCGGATTCACCTCTAAGTAGAACTGTGGCGTTGGAATCAACAACCCTGTGAACCATTTCATAGACATCCTGCATTTTGCTGGAGTTGCCTATGATGTCA of the Desulfosediminicola ganghwensis genome contains:
- a CDS encoding NAD(P)H-dependent glycerol-3-phosphate dehydrogenase produces the protein MKSKPVAVIGAGSWGTALAMVLSSKGHTVRLWGHNPEHILDIQKERENKKYLPGFPLPETLQAVDDLESCLEDCKVVVMVVPSHGFRAVYEHVVPLLQQGTCVVSAVKGIENSTLMTMTQVMDDVHKSFADKNIETAVLSGPSFAKEVAANMPTAITIGCKSIGTAKMLQQLFVTESFRVYASTDVIGLEISAALKNIVAVAAGICDGLGYGLNTRAALITRGLAEITRLGVAMKAEAATFSGLSGLGDLVLTCTGDLSRNRSVGLKLGQGRKLDDIVNEMNMVAEGVKTTKSCYHLARRLGIEMPILEQVYAILYEQKNCSDAVRDLLSRELKVE
- a CDS encoding XTP/dITP diphosphatase, whose translation is MVSMIVLATRNANKVREFREILKDFQVELKSLDDFGPIPEAIEDGETFDDNAYKKALHTAKILGIPAIADDSGLVVDALDGAPGVYSARYAGENATDDDNCSKLLQEMKGKENRTAHFKCVLSIAVPSGPALTYEGSCTGTLLEEKRGENGFGYDPLFYFEEFGKTFAELDMPRKNSVSHRGKALNEFKAEIPKVLKWLEQRLLEEKPPKPDHDEFKDNDWSNT
- a CDS encoding epoxyqueuosine reductase QueH; its protein translation is MKLLLHTCCGPCSIHPISELKDEFDISAFFFNPNIHPYKEFKKRRNALREFCEHNRIPILDLGDYGLQEFLRKVVFKESQRCAVCYLWRMEETAARAAKEGFDAFSTTLLYSRYQNHEKLKECGFSLAKQYNIDFIYRDFRNGWQHGIDKSIELGMYRQPYCGCIYSEQERYDKRLRKKK
- a CDS encoding sigma 54-interacting transcriptional regulator; translated protein: MPDESLIIEKQLQDLTCLYEITKQLASSMDLSDCLEKTMTLLSDMKEMENGTVTIINPLTGKLEIEVAHGITAEGRKRGKYKIGEGITGRVVATGEPIIVPHIAEEPLFLNRTRSRGDIKDQNRSFLCVPVKDGNQVIGALSIDRIYQKGLSEQANTDLQFLTVLSGLIAQTSIRIQTVNREKEELHTENLKLKRELSQKNKINDIIGNSSKMQDVYEMVHRVVDSNATVLLRGESGTGKTLVAKALHYNGKRSEKPFVVVNCSALPETLLESELFGHEKGAFTGANERKIGRFEQAEGGTLFLDEIGEISNSVQVKLLHVVQERNFQRLGSAQSIDCDVRLVAATNRDLEKAVQEGTFREDLYYRLNVFPVYMPPLRERRTDVLLLAEFFLDKFSKENNKRIRRISTSAIDMLIQYHWPGNVRELQNCIERAVLICDEDTIKGIHLPPTLQTSEPRGDDNPLSLTASVENFEKELIIDGLKKNNGNQTKTSKYLDTSLRIINYKIHQYNIDPKKYKI